The Deltaproteobacteria bacterium genome includes a window with the following:
- a CDS encoding putative molybdenum carrier protein — MIRKIISGGRTDPERGALDAALKYGVPHAGWIHYIRGEERKKLLETYHLTVIPALDPRAAVRQNVEHTDGTLILTTGKPRENADYARHLTLKRGMQLLGIDMRQYAPIEAGSLIVSWLKLNHVSRVYVTGSDDETRGRSYNLSRKIMEAAIILGYTRMNAVPARNSQPRQGPGGAKAWPATVEDAVKRLIDELFLRDKNRISTMEPPDLDELHPTLGRYIRENYGLLSGNHELLKSCMRTTQASEIVPDEASAIIIKELWQELQQTHRIRIAPPASDR; from the coding sequence ATGATCCGGAAAATCATATCAGGAGGGCGCACCGACCCGGAAAGGGGCGCCCTGGATGCGGCCCTCAAATATGGCGTCCCCCATGCGGGCTGGATCCATTACATCCGCGGTGAAGAGCGGAAAAAATTGCTCGAAACCTACCATCTCACCGTCATTCCCGCGTTGGATCCCAGGGCGGCCGTACGCCAGAATGTCGAGCATACCGACGGCACCCTCATCCTCACAACCGGGAAACCTCGGGAAAACGCCGATTACGCCAGGCATTTGACCCTCAAACGCGGTATGCAGCTGCTGGGTATCGACATGCGGCAGTACGCCCCCATCGAAGCGGGGTCTTTGATTGTCTCGTGGTTGAAACTGAATCATGTGAGCCGGGTGTATGTCACCGGTTCGGACGATGAAACCCGCGGCCGGTCCTACAATCTCTCGCGGAAAATCATGGAAGCCGCCATCATCCTGGGCTATACCAGGATGAACGCCGTGCCGGCTCGCAATTCGCAACCCCGCCAGGGTCCGGGAGGGGCTAAAGCCTGGCCCGCCACCGTTGAGGATGCCGTGAAACGGCTCATCGACGAGCTGTTTTTGAGGGACAAAAACCGGATATCCACCATGGAGCCCCCGGACCTGGACGAACTTCACCCGACCCTGGGACGCTACATAAGGGAAAACTACGGTTTGCTGAGCGGCAACCACGAACTGCTCAAGTCCTGCATGCGGACAACCCAGGCATCTGAAATAGTGCCGGATGAGGCTTCAGCCATCATCATCAAGGAACTGTGGCAAGAGCTGCAGCAAACCCACCGGATCAGGATTGCGCCCCCGGCATCCGATCGCTGA
- a CDS encoding PilZ domain-containing protein has translation MHNLGSAHQKKFAGSRLSDKSQRREPRHAVRPGSQVIFKKSPRFRLIGRTRILHRAELIDISMEGLRARYTASDKWSSPFDHISIATPGKDLVVSDIFCKIISDYQITYSNKGERARVCGVKFSRLTGSQKNDLQRFIGENAVGEDASAKWYIQFN, from the coding sequence ATGCACAATCTGGGAAGTGCCCATCAAAAAAAATTTGCCGGCAGCCGCCTTTCGGATAAAAGCCAGCGGCGTGAGCCCCGGCATGCCGTGCGGCCCGGTTCCCAGGTCATTTTCAAGAAAAGCCCGCGTTTTCGATTGATAGGCAGGACGCGCATCCTCCACAGGGCCGAACTGATCGACATCAGCATGGAAGGACTGAGAGCACGCTACACGGCGAGCGATAAATGGTCCAGCCCTTTCGATCACATTTCCATTGCCACTCCCGGCAAGGATCTGGTGGTCAGCGACATCTTCTGCAAAATCATATCCGACTATCAAATCACCTACAGCAATAAAGGCGAACGCGCCAGGGTTTGCGGCGTTAAATTCTCGAGACTGACCGGCAGTCAGAAAAACGACCTCCAGCGTTTTATAGGGGAAAACGCGGTCGGGGAAGATGCGTCGGCAAAATGGTATATTCAGTTCAATTGA
- a CDS encoding branched-chain amino acid ABC transporter permease, with protein sequence MIDFLQMVLSGIAVGSSYALMGLGMVLIYKASEVPNFVQGEMALLPVFLTFMLLNSYGAPYYVAFPLTLVFALLLGCFLEFAILRRAKEPNILGLIIITIGMEMILLGFVSWKFGADQRAMPFPISSYDSIVLGDIFISTLDMLTLVVALVIMLILFLFFRFSKMGVAMKATQQNETAAALMGIKTKRIRMVTWGISSMVGSVAGLLMAPVLMEPYMMWDPMLKGFAGAVVGGMTSLPGAVFGAYIVGITEHLFGGYVSIEFKSVVAFVIIVLVLCVKPSGLFAKHYVKKV encoded by the coding sequence ATGATTGATTTTCTGCAGATGGTGCTCAGCGGAATCGCGGTGGGCAGTTCCTACGCCCTGATGGGGCTCGGCATGGTGCTGATCTACAAAGCCTCGGAGGTGCCCAACTTCGTGCAGGGGGAGATGGCCCTGCTGCCGGTGTTCCTCACCTTCATGCTGCTGAACAGCTACGGGGCGCCCTATTACGTCGCCTTCCCCCTCACCCTGGTTTTCGCCCTGCTCCTGGGCTGCTTCCTCGAGTTCGCCATTCTGCGGCGGGCCAAGGAGCCCAACATCCTGGGGCTGATCATCATCACCATCGGCATGGAGATGATCCTGCTGGGCTTCGTTTCCTGGAAGTTCGGCGCCGACCAGCGGGCCATGCCTTTTCCGATTTCATCCTACGACAGCATCGTCCTCGGCGACATCTTCATCAGCACGCTGGACATGCTCACCCTGGTGGTGGCCCTGGTGATCATGCTCATCCTCTTCCTGTTTTTCCGCTTCTCCAAGATGGGCGTGGCCATGAAAGCCACCCAGCAGAATGAAACCGCCGCCGCCCTCATGGGAATCAAGACCAAACGCATCCGCATGGTCACCTGGGGCATTTCCTCCATGGTGGGCAGCGTGGCCGGGCTCCTCATGGCGCCGGTCCTGATGGAGCCTTACATGATGTGGGACCCCATGCTGAAAGGGTTTGCCGGGGCGGTCGTGGGCGGCATGACCTCCCTGCCCGGCGCGGTGTTCGGCGCCTACATCGTCGGCATTACTGAACACCTGTTCGGCGGGTACGTCTCCATCGAGTTTAAATCCGTGGTGGCCTTTGTCATCATCGTGCTGGTGCTCTGTGTCAAGCCCAGCGGACTGTTTGCGAAACATTACGTCAAGAAGGTTTAA
- a CDS encoding putative molybdenum carrier protein: MLEKIISGGQTGADQAALDAAIKLGIPHGGWIPKGRLTEDGPLPAKYQLREMPTGSYPERTKKNIREADGTLIFSHGPLTGGSEFTRKMAVKYMKPLLHIDFYKMIPFDAAVTINNWMVDHDIRILNVAGPRSSSDPKIYRSVMDIIEAVSFLNLSENNPMQTGTSVENPAGNEDPPRDVSTAVDLIIGGMTLKDRAAMANLTIGELVPLQLNLGMYIRQRLASWSSSDAFNRSCREAAFEEGLDAANTPMVIIRKTWRKLKATHRLRVIK; encoded by the coding sequence ATGCTGGAAAAAATCATATCCGGCGGGCAAACCGGTGCCGACCAGGCCGCCCTGGATGCCGCCATCAAGCTCGGCATTCCCCACGGCGGTTGGATTCCGAAGGGCCGCCTGACCGAAGACGGCCCGCTGCCGGCCAAATACCAGCTCAGGGAGATGCCCACGGGCAGCTATCCCGAAAGAACCAAGAAAAACATCAGGGAAGCGGACGGAACGCTGATATTCTCTCACGGCCCCCTTACCGGCGGATCCGAATTCACCCGCAAAATGGCCGTAAAGTACATGAAACCCCTGCTCCACATAGACTTTTACAAAATGATCCCCTTCGATGCCGCGGTGACGATCAACAACTGGATGGTGGATCACGACATCCGGATCCTGAACGTCGCCGGGCCGCGATCCAGTTCCGACCCGAAAATCTACCGGTCGGTCATGGACATCATCGAGGCCGTCTCCTTTTTGAACCTGTCCGAAAACAATCCCATGCAGACCGGGACATCCGTTGAGAATCCGGCCGGCAACGAAGACCCGCCCCGGGACGTCTCGACGGCCGTTGACCTGATTATCGGCGGCATGACCCTGAAAGACCGGGCAGCCATGGCCAACCTCACCATAGGGGAACTCGTCCCCCTGCAGCTAAATCTCGGCATGTATATCAGGCAGCGGCTGGCCTCGTGGTCATCCAGCGACGCCTTCAATCGATCGTGCCGTGAGGCGGCTTTCGAGGAGGGGCTGGACGCCGCCAACACCCCCATGGTAATTATCAGAAAAACCTGGAGGAAACTCAAAGCCACGCATCGGTTAAGGGTTATAAAGTAA
- a CDS encoding branched-chain amino acid ABC transporter permease, whose product MDMKRDYYEDVKVFTSGVVAFWLGVLILALALFPLFAKNYYIYVANYMAINVIVVVGLNLLVGYTGQISMGHAGFFAIGAYGTIALMVNAHFPFLLALPCAGVVAAFFGFLLGLPALRLEGPYLAIATLGFGVTISQIIGKIQMFGERQGLNAPDLNIGSWQIQNDKDFYFLLIPITIVMVALARNIVKTKVGRAFISIRDADIAAETMGVNLTFYKTLAFAVSAFYAGVGGGLFAFVLRFIEPEMFSLFMSVMFLTMAVVGGLGSMMGPVVGACLLALLDLQLRNVLEVPFFGDWIRSLSESWFSMTGVSNIQSIIFGLILILIMLFEPLGIFGIWIRTKKYWKTWPF is encoded by the coding sequence ATGGACATGAAACGGGATTACTACGAGGATGTTAAGGTTTTCACATCCGGTGTCGTCGCCTTCTGGCTGGGCGTTCTGATCCTTGCCCTCGCCCTCTTTCCCTTATTCGCAAAAAATTACTACATCTACGTGGCCAACTACATGGCCATCAACGTCATCGTCGTGGTGGGCCTCAACCTCCTGGTGGGTTATACCGGTCAGATCTCCATGGGGCACGCGGGTTTTTTCGCCATCGGCGCCTACGGCACCATCGCCCTGATGGTAAACGCCCACTTTCCCTTTCTGCTGGCCCTGCCCTGCGCCGGCGTTGTCGCCGCTTTTTTCGGCTTTCTGCTGGGACTTCCGGCCCTGCGCCTGGAAGGACCCTATCTTGCCATTGCAACGCTCGGCTTCGGCGTCACCATCTCCCAGATCATCGGCAAGATCCAGATGTTCGGCGAGCGACAGGGACTGAACGCCCCCGATCTCAATATCGGCTCCTGGCAGATCCAAAACGACAAGGACTTTTATTTCCTGCTGATTCCCATCACGATCGTGATGGTCGCCCTGGCCCGCAACATCGTCAAGACCAAGGTGGGACGCGCCTTTATCTCCATCCGGGATGCGGACATCGCCGCCGAGACCATGGGCGTCAACCTGACCTTCTACAAAACCCTGGCCTTTGCCGTCAGCGCTTTTTATGCCGGCGTGGGCGGCGGTCTCTTTGCCTTTGTGCTGCGCTTTATCGAGCCCGAAATGTTCAGCCTGTTCATGTCGGTCATGTTCCTGACCATGGCCGTGGTCGGCGGTCTGGGCTCCATGATGGGGCCGGTGGTGGGCGCCTGTCTGCTGGCCCTTCTGGACCTGCAGTTGCGCAATGTCCTGGAGGTTCCCTTTTTTGGCGACTGGATCAGGTCCCTGTCCGAAAGCTGGTTTTCCATGACGGGCGTTTCAAATATCCAGTCCATCATTTTCGGCCTGATCCTGATTTTGATCATGCTGTTCGAACCCCTGGGGATCTTCGGCATCTGGATCCGCACCAAGAAGTACTGGAAGACATGGCCCTTTTAA